One window of Candidatus Nitrospira kreftii genomic DNA carries:
- a CDS encoding hypothetical protein (conserved protein of unknown function) produces the protein MASGEPGKGLYDHLYRRFFEQRDSHEGYLFQEAPSGSAGPQAVTFREKLRWWTWDRWERRKKLLEERDRLQREILQIKKPRDTR, from the coding sequence ATGGCAAGTGGTGAGCCAGGCAAAGGACTCTATGATCATTTGTACCGGCGCTTTTTTGAACAACGCGACAGCCACGAAGGCTATTTATTTCAGGAAGCCCCTTCTGGCAGCGCCGGACCGCAGGCGGTGACGTTCAGGGAGAAGCTGCGGTGGTGGACGTGGGATCGCTGGGAGCGGAGGAAAAAACTTCTCGAGGAACGCGACCGATTGCAGCGCGAAATTCTCCAAATCAAGAAACCAAGAGATACAAGGTAG